Proteins from one Sabethes cyaneus chromosome 2, idSabCyanKW18_F2, whole genome shotgun sequence genomic window:
- the LOC128733454 gene encoding splicing factor 3B subunit 3 isoform X1 translates to MYLYNFILQRATGITHAVHGCFAGTKQQEILLSKGKSLELVRPDPNTGKVHTLLQTEVFGVIRSLMSFRLTGGTKDYAVVGSDSGRIVILEYNAAKNQLEKVHQETFGKSGCRRIVPGQYLAIDPKGRAVMIGAIEKQKLVYILNRDSEARLTISSPLEAHKSSTLTYHMVGVDVGFENPMFACLEIDYEEADLDPTGEAAAKTQQTLTFYELDLGLNHVVRKYSEPLEEHANFLISVPGGNDGPSGVLICSENYLTYKNLGDQHDIRCPIPRRRNDLDDPERGMIFICSATHRTKSMYFFLVQTEQGDIFKVTLETDDDVVSEIKLKYFDTVPPATAMCVLKTGFLFVACDFGNHYLYQIAHLGDDDDEPEFSSAMPLEEGDTFFFAPRQLKNLVMVDEIHSYAPILGCQVADLANEDTPQLYLACGRGPRSSIRVLRHGLEVSEMAVSELPGNPNAVWTVKKRVDDEFDAYIIVSFVNATLVLSIGDTVEEVTDSGFLGTTPTLCCSALGDDALVQVYPEGIRHIRADKRVNEWKAPGKKTIMKCAVNQRQVVIALSGGELVYFEMDPTGQLNEYTERKKMPSDVMCMALGSVPAGEQRSWFLAVGLADNTVRIISLDPSDCLSPRSMQALPSAAESLCIVEMGAGDTTEEGTVSTAGCIYLNIGLTNGVLLRTVLDPVSGDLADTRTRYLGSRPVKLFRIKMQGSEAVLAMSSRTWLSYYYQNRFHLTPLSYETLEYASGFSSEQCSEGIVAISTNTLRILALEKLGAVFNQITFPLEYTPKRFLIHNETGKLIISETDHNAYTEETKTVRKRQMADEMREAAGEDEQELANEMADAFINEVLPEDTFSSPKAGTGMWASQIRVMDPINGHTYSKVQLAQNEAVMSMALVRFAVDQKWYVVAGVAKDLQMNPKIANGGFIDVYKYDFQTHQLEHYHRTEIDEVPGAICSFQGRVLVGVGRVLRIYDLGKKKLLRKCENKHIPNQIVNIQAMGSRVFVSDVQESIYCVKYKRTENQLIIFADDTHPRWLTASTLMDYDTVATADKFGNVAVLRLPHSVSDDVDEDPTGNKALWDRGLLNGASQKAENICTFHLGEIIMSLQKATLIPGGSESLIYATMSGTVGALVPFTSREDYDFFQHLEMHMRNENPPLCGRDHLSFRSYYYPVKNVMDGDLCEQFTSMDPGKQKSIATDLGRTPNEVAKKLEDIRTRYAF, encoded by the exons ATgtatttatacaactttattCTGCAGCGTGCCACCGGCATCACGCATGCCGTGCATGGCTGCTTCGCCGGTACGAAGCAGCAGGAGATTCTGCTGTCGAAGGGCAAAAGCTTGGAGCTGGTCCGACCGGATCCGAACACCGGCAAGGTGCACACGCTGCTGCAGACCGAGGTGTTTGGCGTGATTCGATCGTTGATGTCTTTCCGGCTGACCGGTGGAACGAAAG attatGCTGTCGTCGGTTCGGATTCGGGCCGAATCGTCATATTGGAGTACAATGCGGCTAAAAATCAACTGGAGAAAGTTCATCAGGAAACGTTCGGAAAGTCAGGTTGTCGTCGGATTGTACCCGGTCAATATTTGGCCATCGACCCGAAGGGTCGAGCTGTTATGATTGGAGCAATTGAGAAGCAAAAGTTGGTCTATATTTtgaaccgagattccgaagcaCGGTTGACCATTTCTTCGCCGCTGGAAGCGCATAAGTCGAGCACGCTAACCTATCACATGGTTGGTGTCGATGTTGGGTTTGAAAATCCGATGTTTGCCTGTTTGGAAATCGATTACGAAGAGGCGGATTTGGATCCTACTGGAGAAGCTGCAGCTAAGACACAGCAAACTTTAACGTTCTACGAGTTGGATCTTGGTTTGAACCACGTGGTTCGGAAATATtcggaacctttggaagaacaTGCAAACTTTTTGATCTCAGTACCGGGAGGAAATGATGGTCCTTCCGGTGTGCTCATTTGTTCTGAGAATTATTTGACCTACAAGAATCTCGGAGATCAACATGACATTCGTTGTCCGATTCCTCGGCGACGAAATGACTTGGACGATCCGGAGCGAGGAATGATCTTTATTTGTTCCGCCACTCACCGAACAAAGTCGATGTACTTTTTCCTCGTGCAAACCGAACAGGGCGACATCTTTAAAGTCACATTGGAAACAGACGATGACGTGGTGTCGGAGATCAAGTTGAAATACTTCGATACGGTGCCGCCTGCGACGGCAATGTGCGTGCTGAAGACTGGTTTCCTGTTTGTGGCATGTGATTTTGGAAATCATTACCTTTATCAAATTGCTCATCTGGgtgatgacgacgatgaaccGGAATTTAGCTCGGCAATGCCGCTCGAAGAGGGAGATACGTTTTTCTTTGCCCCGCGACAGTTGAAGAATTTAGTGATGGTGGATGAGATTCACTCGTATGCGCCCATTCTCGGCTGTCAGGTGGCGGATCTGGCGAATGAGGATACTCCACAATTGTACCTTGCTTGTGGACGTGGACCTCGATCTTCGATTCGAGTGCTTCGTCATGGTTTGGAGGTGTCGGAAATGGCTGTTTCCGAACTACCCGGCAACCCGAACGCAGTCTGGACCGTCAAGAAGCGAGTCGATG ACGAATTCGACGCGTACATCATCGTGTCCTTCGTTAATGCCACGCTTGTGCTCAGTATCGGAGACACGGTCGAGGAAGTGACGGATAGCGGGTTTCTCGGCACGACACCGACGCTGTGCTGTTCCGCGCTGGGCGACGATGCGCTGGTGCAGGTTTACCCGGAGGGTATCCGTCATATTAGGGCCGACAAGCGTGTCAACGAGTGGAAGGCTCCCGGCAAGAAGACCATCATGAAGTGTGCCGTCAACCAGCGGCAGGTCGTCATTGCGCTGTCCGGCGGTGAGCTGGTTTACTTCGAGATGGATCCG ACTGGCCAACTGAACGAATATACCGAACGGAAGAAGATGCCCAGCGATGTGATGTGCATGGCACTCGGGTCCGTTCCGGCGGGCGAGCAGCGCTCGTGGTTTTTGGCCGTAGGTCTAGCGGACAATACGGTACGAATTATTTCGCTGGATCCCAGCGATTGTTTGTCACCGCGTTCGATGCAGGCACTGCCATCGGCTGCCGAGTCGCTCTGTATCGTTGAGATGGGAGCCGGTGACACTACCGAGGAGGGAACGGTCTCAACGGCCGGTTGCATTTACCTGAACATTGGTCTGACCAATGGTGTACTGCTGCGGACGGTGCTGGATCCGGTTTCCGGTGATTTAGCCGATACCCGAACGCGGTATTTGGGATCGCGTCCCGTCAAGCTGTTCCGAATCAAGATGCAGGGCTCGGAGGCGGTGCTCGCTATGTCCAGTCGAACCTGGCTAAGTTACTACTATCAGAATCGGTTCCATTTAACTCCGCTTTCCTATGAGACGCTGGAATATGCGTCGGGTTTCTCCAGTGAACAATGCTCGGAAGGTATTGTGGCTATTTCTACCAACACGCTTAGGATCTTGGCCTTGGAAAAGCTGGGAGCAGTTTTCAATCAAATCACCTTCCCCCTGGAATACACACCGAAGCGATTCCTGATTCACAACGAAACGGGAAAGCTGATCATAAGCGAAACGGACCACAATGCCTACACGGAGGAAACGAAAACGGTTCGTAAGCGACAAATGGCCGATGAAATGCGTGAAGCTGCCGGAGAGGATGAGCAGGAGCTGGCCAACGAGATGGCGGACGCTTTCATCAACGAGGTGCTGCCGGAGGATACGTTCTCCTCGCCGAAGGCCGGCACCGGTATGTGGGCTTCGCAGATACGCGTCATGGACCCAATCAATGGGCACACCTACTCGAAGGTGCAGCTCGCGCAGAATGAAGCCGTCATGTCGATGGCGCTGGTCCGATTTGCGGTCGATCAAAAGTGGTACGTTGTTGCCGGTGTGGCAAAGGACCTGCAGATGAATCCGAAAATAGCGAACGGAGGTTTCATCGATGTTTACAAGTATGATTTCCAAACGCATCAGTTGGAGCATTATCATAGGACGGAAATTGATGAAGTTCCGGGCGCTATCTGCAGCTTCCAGGGTCGTGTGCTGGTTGGAGTCGGTCGTGTCCTGCGGATTTACGATTTAGGCAAAAAGAAACTGCTGCGGAAGTGTGAAAACAAACACATTCCGAATCAGATCGTTAACATTCAAGCGATGGGATCGAGGGTGTTCGTCTCCGACGTTCAAGAATCCATTTACTGCGTTAAATATAAGCGCACGGAGAATCAGTTGATCATCTTTGCGGATGACACTCACCCGCGGTGGTTGACGGCTTCCACCCTGATGGATTACGATACCGTCGCAACGGCGGATAAATTCGGCAATGTCGCTGTGCTCCGACTGCCACACTCGGTGTCGGACGACGTTGACGAAGATCCCACCGGCAACAAGGCCCTGTGGGATCGCGGACTGCTCAATGGAGCTTCGCAGAAGGCGGAGAACATCTGTACATTCCATCTGGGTGAGATAATTATGTCGCTGCAGAAGGCCACCCTCATCCCGGGGGGTTCCGAATCGCTAATCTATGCTACGATGAGCGGAACGGTGGGAGCACTGGTTCCGTTCACCAGTCGGGAAGATTATGACTTTTTCCAACATCTGGAAATGCACATGCGGAACGAAAACCCACCGCTCTGCGGTCGGGATCATCTGAGTTTCCGCAGCTACTACTATCCGGTAAAGAACGTGATGGACGGGGATCTGTGCGAACAGTTTACCTCGATGGATCCGGGCAAGCAGAAGAGTATCGCCACCGATTTGGGTCGAACGCCCAACGAGGTGGCCAAGAAGCTGGAGGACATCCGTACGAGATATGCTTTCTAA
- the LOC128733454 gene encoding splicing factor 3B subunit 3 isoform X2, with protein MSFRLTGGTKDYAVVGSDSGRIVILEYNAAKNQLEKVHQETFGKSGCRRIVPGQYLAIDPKGRAVMIGAIEKQKLVYILNRDSEARLTISSPLEAHKSSTLTYHMVGVDVGFENPMFACLEIDYEEADLDPTGEAAAKTQQTLTFYELDLGLNHVVRKYSEPLEEHANFLISVPGGNDGPSGVLICSENYLTYKNLGDQHDIRCPIPRRRNDLDDPERGMIFICSATHRTKSMYFFLVQTEQGDIFKVTLETDDDVVSEIKLKYFDTVPPATAMCVLKTGFLFVACDFGNHYLYQIAHLGDDDDEPEFSSAMPLEEGDTFFFAPRQLKNLVMVDEIHSYAPILGCQVADLANEDTPQLYLACGRGPRSSIRVLRHGLEVSEMAVSELPGNPNAVWTVKKRVDDEFDAYIIVSFVNATLVLSIGDTVEEVTDSGFLGTTPTLCCSALGDDALVQVYPEGIRHIRADKRVNEWKAPGKKTIMKCAVNQRQVVIALSGGELVYFEMDPTGQLNEYTERKKMPSDVMCMALGSVPAGEQRSWFLAVGLADNTVRIISLDPSDCLSPRSMQALPSAAESLCIVEMGAGDTTEEGTVSTAGCIYLNIGLTNGVLLRTVLDPVSGDLADTRTRYLGSRPVKLFRIKMQGSEAVLAMSSRTWLSYYYQNRFHLTPLSYETLEYASGFSSEQCSEGIVAISTNTLRILALEKLGAVFNQITFPLEYTPKRFLIHNETGKLIISETDHNAYTEETKTVRKRQMADEMREAAGEDEQELANEMADAFINEVLPEDTFSSPKAGTGMWASQIRVMDPINGHTYSKVQLAQNEAVMSMALVRFAVDQKWYVVAGVAKDLQMNPKIANGGFIDVYKYDFQTHQLEHYHRTEIDEVPGAICSFQGRVLVGVGRVLRIYDLGKKKLLRKCENKHIPNQIVNIQAMGSRVFVSDVQESIYCVKYKRTENQLIIFADDTHPRWLTASTLMDYDTVATADKFGNVAVLRLPHSVSDDVDEDPTGNKALWDRGLLNGASQKAENICTFHLGEIIMSLQKATLIPGGSESLIYATMSGTVGALVPFTSREDYDFFQHLEMHMRNENPPLCGRDHLSFRSYYYPVKNVMDGDLCEQFTSMDPGKQKSIATDLGRTPNEVAKKLEDIRTRYAF; from the exons ATGTCTTTCCGGCTGACCGGTGGAACGAAAG attatGCTGTCGTCGGTTCGGATTCGGGCCGAATCGTCATATTGGAGTACAATGCGGCTAAAAATCAACTGGAGAAAGTTCATCAGGAAACGTTCGGAAAGTCAGGTTGTCGTCGGATTGTACCCGGTCAATATTTGGCCATCGACCCGAAGGGTCGAGCTGTTATGATTGGAGCAATTGAGAAGCAAAAGTTGGTCTATATTTtgaaccgagattccgaagcaCGGTTGACCATTTCTTCGCCGCTGGAAGCGCATAAGTCGAGCACGCTAACCTATCACATGGTTGGTGTCGATGTTGGGTTTGAAAATCCGATGTTTGCCTGTTTGGAAATCGATTACGAAGAGGCGGATTTGGATCCTACTGGAGAAGCTGCAGCTAAGACACAGCAAACTTTAACGTTCTACGAGTTGGATCTTGGTTTGAACCACGTGGTTCGGAAATATtcggaacctttggaagaacaTGCAAACTTTTTGATCTCAGTACCGGGAGGAAATGATGGTCCTTCCGGTGTGCTCATTTGTTCTGAGAATTATTTGACCTACAAGAATCTCGGAGATCAACATGACATTCGTTGTCCGATTCCTCGGCGACGAAATGACTTGGACGATCCGGAGCGAGGAATGATCTTTATTTGTTCCGCCACTCACCGAACAAAGTCGATGTACTTTTTCCTCGTGCAAACCGAACAGGGCGACATCTTTAAAGTCACATTGGAAACAGACGATGACGTGGTGTCGGAGATCAAGTTGAAATACTTCGATACGGTGCCGCCTGCGACGGCAATGTGCGTGCTGAAGACTGGTTTCCTGTTTGTGGCATGTGATTTTGGAAATCATTACCTTTATCAAATTGCTCATCTGGgtgatgacgacgatgaaccGGAATTTAGCTCGGCAATGCCGCTCGAAGAGGGAGATACGTTTTTCTTTGCCCCGCGACAGTTGAAGAATTTAGTGATGGTGGATGAGATTCACTCGTATGCGCCCATTCTCGGCTGTCAGGTGGCGGATCTGGCGAATGAGGATACTCCACAATTGTACCTTGCTTGTGGACGTGGACCTCGATCTTCGATTCGAGTGCTTCGTCATGGTTTGGAGGTGTCGGAAATGGCTGTTTCCGAACTACCCGGCAACCCGAACGCAGTCTGGACCGTCAAGAAGCGAGTCGATG ACGAATTCGACGCGTACATCATCGTGTCCTTCGTTAATGCCACGCTTGTGCTCAGTATCGGAGACACGGTCGAGGAAGTGACGGATAGCGGGTTTCTCGGCACGACACCGACGCTGTGCTGTTCCGCGCTGGGCGACGATGCGCTGGTGCAGGTTTACCCGGAGGGTATCCGTCATATTAGGGCCGACAAGCGTGTCAACGAGTGGAAGGCTCCCGGCAAGAAGACCATCATGAAGTGTGCCGTCAACCAGCGGCAGGTCGTCATTGCGCTGTCCGGCGGTGAGCTGGTTTACTTCGAGATGGATCCG ACTGGCCAACTGAACGAATATACCGAACGGAAGAAGATGCCCAGCGATGTGATGTGCATGGCACTCGGGTCCGTTCCGGCGGGCGAGCAGCGCTCGTGGTTTTTGGCCGTAGGTCTAGCGGACAATACGGTACGAATTATTTCGCTGGATCCCAGCGATTGTTTGTCACCGCGTTCGATGCAGGCACTGCCATCGGCTGCCGAGTCGCTCTGTATCGTTGAGATGGGAGCCGGTGACACTACCGAGGAGGGAACGGTCTCAACGGCCGGTTGCATTTACCTGAACATTGGTCTGACCAATGGTGTACTGCTGCGGACGGTGCTGGATCCGGTTTCCGGTGATTTAGCCGATACCCGAACGCGGTATTTGGGATCGCGTCCCGTCAAGCTGTTCCGAATCAAGATGCAGGGCTCGGAGGCGGTGCTCGCTATGTCCAGTCGAACCTGGCTAAGTTACTACTATCAGAATCGGTTCCATTTAACTCCGCTTTCCTATGAGACGCTGGAATATGCGTCGGGTTTCTCCAGTGAACAATGCTCGGAAGGTATTGTGGCTATTTCTACCAACACGCTTAGGATCTTGGCCTTGGAAAAGCTGGGAGCAGTTTTCAATCAAATCACCTTCCCCCTGGAATACACACCGAAGCGATTCCTGATTCACAACGAAACGGGAAAGCTGATCATAAGCGAAACGGACCACAATGCCTACACGGAGGAAACGAAAACGGTTCGTAAGCGACAAATGGCCGATGAAATGCGTGAAGCTGCCGGAGAGGATGAGCAGGAGCTGGCCAACGAGATGGCGGACGCTTTCATCAACGAGGTGCTGCCGGAGGATACGTTCTCCTCGCCGAAGGCCGGCACCGGTATGTGGGCTTCGCAGATACGCGTCATGGACCCAATCAATGGGCACACCTACTCGAAGGTGCAGCTCGCGCAGAATGAAGCCGTCATGTCGATGGCGCTGGTCCGATTTGCGGTCGATCAAAAGTGGTACGTTGTTGCCGGTGTGGCAAAGGACCTGCAGATGAATCCGAAAATAGCGAACGGAGGTTTCATCGATGTTTACAAGTATGATTTCCAAACGCATCAGTTGGAGCATTATCATAGGACGGAAATTGATGAAGTTCCGGGCGCTATCTGCAGCTTCCAGGGTCGTGTGCTGGTTGGAGTCGGTCGTGTCCTGCGGATTTACGATTTAGGCAAAAAGAAACTGCTGCGGAAGTGTGAAAACAAACACATTCCGAATCAGATCGTTAACATTCAAGCGATGGGATCGAGGGTGTTCGTCTCCGACGTTCAAGAATCCATTTACTGCGTTAAATATAAGCGCACGGAGAATCAGTTGATCATCTTTGCGGATGACACTCACCCGCGGTGGTTGACGGCTTCCACCCTGATGGATTACGATACCGTCGCAACGGCGGATAAATTCGGCAATGTCGCTGTGCTCCGACTGCCACACTCGGTGTCGGACGACGTTGACGAAGATCCCACCGGCAACAAGGCCCTGTGGGATCGCGGACTGCTCAATGGAGCTTCGCAGAAGGCGGAGAACATCTGTACATTCCATCTGGGTGAGATAATTATGTCGCTGCAGAAGGCCACCCTCATCCCGGGGGGTTCCGAATCGCTAATCTATGCTACGATGAGCGGAACGGTGGGAGCACTGGTTCCGTTCACCAGTCGGGAAGATTATGACTTTTTCCAACATCTGGAAATGCACATGCGGAACGAAAACCCACCGCTCTGCGGTCGGGATCATCTGAGTTTCCGCAGCTACTACTATCCGGTAAAGAACGTGATGGACGGGGATCTGTGCGAACAGTTTACCTCGATGGATCCGGGCAAGCAGAAGAGTATCGCCACCGATTTGGGTCGAACGCCCAACGAGGTGGCCAAGAAGCTGGAGGACATCCGTACGAGATATGCTTTCTAA